The proteins below are encoded in one region of Brienomyrus brachyistius isolate T26 unplaced genomic scaffold, BBRACH_0.4 scaffold52, whole genome shotgun sequence:
- the LOC125723855 gene encoding uncharacterized protein LOC125723855 has product MARIRRMEKAVCWSDDRYWATWDKWGEVIDWGDEKELCSPAESPSDQADSSTESHSRRRIAKAVSWTDDAYWAAWDKWEEIICWGDEEECSQVTPPTSQLGRDKGIDVHGLEAFVMNNRTISIKPVDNHRDSLEIGAVLVDLCQFDLEYLDQSKFDFEIVQVQIGEVKVEETREKAFEKAFELEIVDVAVEVINSEFQLNAMNLDIVETKVDKLLLEELIVGDLEAGNVKVSVSNGNVVKVPLRYPSPQRNRKTRQP; this is encoded by the exons atggcaag aatcagacgaatggagaaagctgtttgctggagcgacgacagatactgggcaacttgggacaagtggggagaggtgattgactggggagatgagaaagagctgtgctccccagcagaatcaccttctgaccaggctgacagttccactgagtcacattcccgaaggcgaattgccaaggcagttagctggacggatgatgcttattgggcagcctgggacaagtgggaagagatcatctgctggggtgatgaagaggagtgctcccaagtaactccacccactagccagcttgggagggataaggggatagatgtacatgggttggaggcttttgtgatgaataacaggacaatctccataaagcctgtagacaaccatcgAGACAGTCTGgagataggagctgtgctggtagacctctgccagtttgatctcgaatatttagatcaaagtaaatttgattttgaaattgtacaagtacaaattggagaagtcaaagtggaggagactagagaaaaggcttttgaaaaagcatttgaattggaaattgtggatgtggcagtagaagttataaacagtgaattccagctgaatgctatgaatttggatattgttgaaactaaggtggacaaattattattggaagaactgatcgttggcgatttagaagcaggcaatgtgaaggtgtcagtatcaaatggcaatgtggtgaaggtacccttaaggtacccttcgccacagaggaacagaaagaccaggcaaccttag